The Musa acuminata AAA Group cultivar baxijiao chromosome BXJ2-5, Cavendish_Baxijiao_AAA, whole genome shotgun sequence genomic interval TGCCGAAATCTATAGTTGAGGGTAGCATTCTGCAGTGAAACATTTTGCTAATCTAATACTTGCGTTGGCTACTGGTTTTGATGATGGATACACAAATGCTAAAGGCTTCAGCAGATTTCATTGGAAATGAGAAAGAGGTCAATGCCAAGAAAAGTTATCTTTGCATCAAACATGGATTGCTTACAAAGAGAGCTACACAGAAACGATACAGCCACTTCAAAACTCCTCCCAACTACAGCAAACAATGAGTCTCAATTCCTACAATTTAAATAAAATGGAGGAGACAATTCAAGAAAACTTATTATTAATAGATATTATCACAGAactagagcgagagagagagagagagagagagagagagagaagcaagaTGGGCATTTCTGTGTGTCTTGCATTCATAAAACAGAGTAAACTGAAGGCAAGAAGGTAGATTGATAAGTAGGTTTGGCGCTTCTATATTGGTAGATTGCAGATCAATCATTCAAAGCATATCCTTCAAGATGTTCTTGAACTGCATGCTTTCATACAACCTAAAAAGAAAATCGCTTTACTTCTTTGAAGGATAATTGCCATTTTCCATAGGTGTGGTGTGGTGTGGTGTGGTGGGAAGAAGGAACCTTCACCAGAACTCACATGCATGCCCTGTTTCACTGACCATTTTTCTCAATATTATCTAATAAGAAGGATGTAATTGAAATATCCGTGACTCAATCATATCTTGGCACATGAACACTGATCCTCCGACTCCGAAGATGCCACAACAGAGATGTTCTTCTACATACAAAAGGAAATAAATAATGTAGCAGATCACATAAAATAAAAACACCAAGTTATCGAGAATCAAACATCCATGGATTGATTATATAGCCTTCCAAGTGGAGCTCTAGAATAGCAAGCCAAATGACAACCAAATTGCACTCATTCATCTCACCACTGACTTTATCATCCACACATAGAAACAAGATGAAGAAGCCAGAGAGTTATCCATCGTATATGGCCTCCCTCCTCTGCATTCTCTCCAAGACAAGTCATATTGCTTCTCACGCTCCCAAGAACCAAAAATCACTATTGAGGACACCACTGTTCTGGTGCTCCCTAACCTAATGATTGCTGGTTGCTTCTCCGGTGCTCGATATCCTGGAAGAGCTGTTGACGAACCTCGATGAGAATGTGTAGTAAAAGTGGTTTGAATCATCGTCGAGAGCGGTTCCGAATCCATTGCGATCGAAGTTTCTGGAGTAGCTCAGGGGATCATATTGGCAGTGGAAGGTGGTGGGTCTGGTGGCCATGCACAACATCTTGCTTTGCTTCCTCAGCTTCCTCATCAGCTTCCCAAGGCCACAGTTCGACCCACAGTACTGTTGGCCGGTGGTGGCGGTGGCAGCAGCTCTGCCGCTTCGGCGGCAGccggaggtggtggtggagccTGCTTTCCGACCCACAAGGATGGTTATATGAtccatctctctttctctctctcttctctctctctctctctctctctctctctctctctctctctctctctctctctctgctctcgAGTCTTTCTATCTCTATCACACACAGAGGTTGAAGGAGAGAGAAGAGGCTCTCTGTTGTTCTTTTTGGCTCCTACGACCAAGCATCTCTCTCGGTAGCACTCTTTTTTATAGTGTTACCATCTACCTATCTATGTATGTACCTATCAGGAGTTCAAGAGACCCGGCATGACGAGGGGTGAACAGGAGATACCTACCATGATCAACAAGCATGCATGTGCAATGGATGACGTTTTCCGAGCGATTCCCAGTCTCTTTTGTTTCTGGACTGCTGTGAGCCATGTGAAACTGTGACAGTGTGCTGGATCTGAGACCTCCATCGATCAGTGTTCCTTGCAGTCCAACAACTACATCACACCTGCTGCTTAAAATACATTGccaacggagagagagagagagagcgatgagGATCGGCAATGTATTTTGTTTTGCGTTTCTGTTGTTCAAATGTACTTTTAGCTTCTTTGATGTGTCAACACAAGTCTATGAAAGATTTACTGATGCAGTATTTCACTTCTCTGTGATTTAACATAATAAAAAACAGTTTCTTCACACTTTAAATTAAGAATTCTGTACCTAATAGGCAAACCAAGCAAAGCCCGTATTATTAGCATTAACATCTTGAAAACCCTGTTTGGAGTAAATTAATTGTTTAGCTAGCTGACAGCTACTCAAGAACACAGTGCCACCCCGATGTTGTCCATCGCACAACACAATGAAAACTCGGTAATAATCATCCAGTGGACTAGCTAAACCACTTTTCAATTGGCATCCTAAGGAAGACGGGGTAGTTCTTTGTCTGGTCAACCAAAAAACTAGCAACTTGGGAATCCATCTCCACCCAATCTTAATATCTCACGATGTTCCAAATCTATGTTAATCCTATTCTACATTTCTGTCACTGTTGCCGTTGCTGGCAAAGATGTTGAGATTCTCTCGAGAGGCATGGTCTTGGTATAACCATGAGTAATGAGACGTAGGATTAGGGGGGGCGTAGCCAGAGTAGTATAATACATTATCACCGGTTGAGAGTCTCATCACAACCTGCTCCTCCCTGTCCTCTGCCCCGagtgtttgtttttctttttttttaatgtgggATTCAGGTAAATGTCCAAATCCATAGTGTAGGTAAATGAATCCACCCAAGTAGTAGTCTGTTCTGAATCCGTAGTGTATGTCATGAACTTGGATTATTTAACTTGATGTCCTAACTTCTCTTCTTATCATGTCAGTATTGATTTAAGTTCATGGCAGGCCAATGGTTCCAAACTAGTTTGCGACTGAAACGGAGACATATGAACTGGACGTTAGTATATGAGATTTGGATGCATTAGCTGTTTCTCCTCTAATGGACTCGATCATAATGGAGTACTAGTGTCTGTCTGTAGCAAATGACAAATGAGGGTGGTGGGCCTTGCTGATGTGATTCTGAGAGGTGATACTAACATCGACTCCATTTTAATTCCGGCGAACTCCTTGGAACTATAGTAAGTAGTGGACATAAGAAATAAGCCTCAGTATAACTtacgtattattattattattattattattcatgtgGTTTTAACACTGCTGCAGGCAGCGCAGCCATGTAAAATAATCCTCCTTTTTTTTGGGTTCATTTTACCAGTGATCACGTGAGCTGAAATGAGTCATCCGTCCGTCCGTCCATGTGAGGAGAACCACATGGCTTTGGGGAACCATTCCCTCATCACATGCACGTGTATGCGACTGATGGTCAACACATTTCACTTCTTCTTCGTGTTCTTCTTATTATACGCTGCTCGGACGACTCCTACGACAAGGTTAAATTAATGTTCCAAATCTTTGAAGAATACTTTTGATCCATTGCAACATATGATGTCCCCAAAGATAGATAAACAACAACAACCAAGAGCTCACCATTTTGAAGAAATAGACTGCATCTTGTTAGAGAGAAAGCTACAACAGTTCCATACTGTGCTTTCCCTTCCTTCATATATGGGAGGAGTTTGAGGATGATAAATGGAGGGTGATGTTGCTAGCTattaactcctcctcctcctcctgcattTGGATGACACCGAGGGGAGGGGAAGGAAGTATATTAGATGATGCAATCATCAAAGTCCATGTGCAAGTAAAGTGATCATGTTATGATGGTCCCAAAAGTTCTTAGCGGAGACGGTGGATGGGCAGCAATAATTTTTCATTCTCGAGACAAAGTTCCAGACAGGATTGCAGGCTGGTCCAGCATTATTTACTAGTACGTTTACGAGTCAATGTCGCATCTCTCAAGATCACCTATATTTCTCGATCTCAAAACCATCCTTCTGAACGCCTAAATCTTACCATTTCATCGAGGCGATTTAATGCTTTTCTTCCGAGCTCTCATCTGATTAGCGTAAAGGTTTCCTCTATTTGCACaaggtaggtaggtaggtaggtacATTATGAGAAAACCTTTCGTTCGCTTGTATTTTCCTTTGAAATGTCAGTCTACCTTAAGGTTGATTCTTGTTCATCACTAATTAAAAGCTTTCTCGCATTTTCAAGTATTGtcgatgaggataataattacaGAAATAATGAGTCACCGATACCGATGAATCTAAGATGACCGTCGGAGGTCATTTTGACCAAGTTTACTGGGGActgtgatgattttttttattagaatATAGAATATAATTAAAGAATCATTAGTacctcgaatatatatatatatataaaatatgtttCTGGTTTAACATGTTCTGCATTATTGTTTATATTCTCTTCATGGATCTACCAAGAACTGTGCCATCTAACCTTGGGCTTTGGGAGAGCCGAAGCCTAATGCAGAGAGTCTGGAATGCCAGGATGAACGCTGCAGGTCATCACTTGTGTATTGTTGATCCGTGAAACTAGTCTTCCTCATGGCTACGTTCGAGTCTTAGTCGCAGAAGACAGCTACTAGTCTACGGTCAAGACCTTGGTCCGAGAACAGTTGACTTTTTTTTGTCTTCTCCATTGTCCGATGCCGCACCTCTATCATTGTATTGGAGTGGTGGGTTGTGAAGGTAGTGGTCGGTTGATTGTTCCAAAAGACATTAAGGCATGCAATGTTTCCAGAATCCGATAATATGATATGCTCTAccgatataaaatctaaaattgcAACAAGTTGGAGTAGACATGGAGTGCTAGTTACCGAAAGAAGAGGAGCATAGAGCATAAGAAGCAGTGGAGGAGGGGTGAGGATGGTGAGGTGATACGATCAATTTATTAACCGGAAACATCTGCAGGAATCAGCCCAAACGAGGCTTCAATGTCTGTGCACAGCTGACCCTCAGGATGGAGTAAGATATAAATTGAAAACTACGGATCTTTAAACAAAGggggcaaaaaaaaaaagtatggctGGGGTGGGTCAGATGAACTTTGATGAAAGAAACCATAAGAAAATTCAGTTAGTCTCAGTTCTTGCAATCCATCCACCAATGGTGAAGCAGAGATGGGAGGTTTGTGGCAATcgaccaaaaaacaaaaacattctTTCGATCAATCTCTGTAGTGGTTAGTTATAACTCTTGGATCGATCATTTCTGTGACGAAGGCCATTTCACTACATCATAATCATCAGCACCTTATTGCAAACAATTAGCCAATCGATCGTTCTTCATCTTGACCAGTATTAAACACACTTAAATGTTGTCATGAAGAAGAACAACAAAGCTACAATGATCGTGTTTCCGGACCATTCAACTTGAGGTAAGGTGGGATTTTCACGGTGCTATCTATCGCATCACACTGTCATTCAACCATGCCTTCCTTGCCTGACacaagctccaaaatgtttccgaaATAGGTTTACTAGAAACAATCATCGACAACATGTTTTGGAATTTCCACTTCTTGGGCTCACAGGAAGCTTCTATGCTTCAGAAAGAAATGTCGACAGGCTCCAtgtcaagaaaggatgatcttcatTGCTTTCATACATTACAACTGTTGTGTTTTGCAAGATTGGAATTTTCTTGAAACGCCTCCCTGATCATCATCCTGTACAATGAACTGTCAACTTCTTCGTGTGTATAATGCATCGAACGGAAGGAACAAGGAATGCTGATAACATTTTTAGTGGTGGTTGCAATGATGATATATAAACACAGTGATGTTTGTCCTTTTCGATTGAAGTTTCATAATCGAGAGTTGGTGCACCGACATCTGATGCTACCACGAAATTCCCATCGATCTTTATCAAGTGCATCGTTTCAAAAATTTTACTGGATGATGCAGAAGCAATATTTTACCACTTAGAAAGTTGTTCGACAAGGAAGATAATACAGCAGAAAGATCAACATGTAAGTAAGCTGAAGTCAATAGTTGATCCTCATGTCCTTGATGATAGAAATTATACTTGTTTGCTGGAATCCACATCTTTCTGCAGGTATAGACTACCACCGAAAGAATACAAAACAACAAAAAATTGATGCGATGGGCCGAGAACAAAGGGAGATACTGTTCGACTTTATGCGGATCCAAAAACGAGAGCAAGTTCGTGACAAATGTTAATTTAACAGCCAGTTCACTTTATGCAGACACTCAACCTTCGTCTTCATGGACTTACAGAGATACTGTTCGACTGGATGGATCCAAAAACGagagcaagttcatgacaaatgtTAATTTAACAACCAGTTCACTTTATACAGACACTCGACCTTCGTCTTCATGGACTTAAATCGACAAATCAGTCCAGATTTCGGAATACATCCACAGCAATCATAAGACCACCCTCTCTCCGATAGCTTTctttcgtcaacaaggtaagAGGTGTATCGACAGATCCATCGGAGTCACCAGTCTTTTGTTCCACCACCTTTGGAATAAAAACAAAAGATAAGAACCAGCTCGCGTGCTGATTTGACATGAGCATTAAAATTATGCTTTATTCTGAATTCAACTTTATTTCCATGTAGAGTCTTATCATTCCTACAGAGGACAACCTTTAGAAATGCTCAAGAGGCAGAACAGAATGGCTcatctcattctctctctctctagatttttcttttccaaaaaaataattatattaagctCAGTAACCTGTGTCTCCGAGACCGACACACAAAAAAATCGAAGAAAACAAAAGGTCAAAAATCACCAAAGGTCCAAACAAATGACATCCGTTTGCCTCGCATGATTCGTAAGTCGATTAACTAACACGTTGATTTGTCTCTGTACCCGTGAGAGACGATTATGTATATGTGAAGGAGTTCACAAATGTGATTCTCTCTCTACGTTTTGATCACCTCATTCTATATACAGAAGCATTCATCGGGTTTGGTGGCTATTTCGTGGGATCAGCCATCCATCAGGGGACCATCTCAATTGATCCGACGGTCCAGATCACGGGAAAAAGTCGCGGAGCATCAGATGCGGTGTGCACCTCCACGCCTGTCATACGAGTCTCCGCCCGCCCACCACCACCAACCTCCGCCTCAGGATCGTCGATCAAGTTTCTGGTTCTTCCACGTGCCTCACATGCCCTAAGCCTTTTCCAGCGTCGGATCGATGCTCTCGCTCTTCTGATGATGAGGATCTGACGGTGTTGGCGGAGCGGAATACAATAGTTCATCTCGACGACCGCCGTCCCACCGCTTCACTGCGTCTTTTATGCGGGCACTACGCACCGAGGTGTGCCCGTCCCCGAGAACCTGGGGGCCTCAGCCACGGTCTCCGATTCCctgaatcttccacctcatgaacagGAATATTACTCGCATGACAGCTCCCAGCCGACCCGTGGTCATGACTCATCCTGGGTGGTTCTGTGAGGAGACTTTCCTATTCTCTGAAACGGTTAAGACAGGGGATCCTCCCACTTAAAAACCTCTCTCTTTCTGACATATTTTCTACTCTTTTTTATCGTACCCAAAAAATTAACCTACTTTCTGATTGGAGGAGTCTGTAGGTTGATGTGGGATCTACTCCCAACGATTCGCCACCAGATATGACACAACGAAGCTGAAGGTGTAGGTGAATGCGAGGattttattttgttatatttttcgCTTTTGGGCACCTGCGTAGTTTAAAATGTGGAGTACGAAGAACTCCGCCTgttcggagagagagagagagaaagacagaGACAGGAAATCGCGAAAACCCGTTTCGTTGCTGCACCCTCCCCTGTCGTAAAACGTCGCTCCTCCGCTTCTCTTCCCCGGTTTGCACGCCCTAGAGTTTCTTCCCTTCTCGGAGGAGAAGACgtgagagagaaggagagaaagagaggaagaagagaaggtctTCGATGGCGCTCTCGACTCTTCTAAGATCTGCTTTTTCCGTGATTGGTGGATCGCGCGACTGCTTCCCCTCCGATTCTTCCAGGGTCCGTCCGGTTATCTTCCCCTATTACGCCTTGTAGTCATCCATTTAACGTGGATTTGATGGGAGATCTGTTCGGAAATCGCTTCGTTTTCACGACACCGTTCTATTGCCGATTCGCTTCAGTATCTTTTTGGGGTTTTCGTTCCATATGATTCACATTTATCGGAGAAAATTGCACATGTCCTATTAATTGCTTGTCGGTGTTCCAAGTGTGCCTTATCTTGGGTTCCCTGTTGTTTCTTCTTCCTTAGGTACTTCGCATCAGGAGCTCCAGCTCGGCTCAGATCTCTTCAAGTTTTTTCGGTTCTTCCCTTACCTCCGTGGATATATATTCATCACAGTTAAGCTGTAATTACGACTGTTTCGTGTTGTCTTATTTAGATAATCTGAAGAATGATTTTGCTAAAAGGGCGTTTGTCTTTCTTGTGAGTTGTGCAGTAAACATGTTGCGAGGAGAAGCATTCAGCCAGTCAAGGCCACAGCCACTGAAGCCCCTCCCGTCGTTAAAAGTAATTCTTGATAGGAAAATCATTAAGAAAATTGAGAGCCACTATGTATCCGATCCGTACCTGTTATGGTGAGCGCTTTATGTGACTGTCACTTCTGTGTATATTTTGTTTAGGTTCTTCACGTGGTGGAAAGACAAAAATCGGCATCAATGGTGAGTGACGTTATGACCTTTGCTCCTTTCAGCTTGTTCATTTTTTAAACTGTATTTGACAGAACCCAACCACACAtgacatgacttatttgatgccagatattatttttttccttaaatATTGATCACGTAGTATATAGaaacaatgaaaaaaataaaatactaactCTGCATATACCGATACAAgattttgttttaaaaaaattaataaataaccgAGGTTGTTTCACGTGAATAGTTATGCAAGCTATCTCGTTCCTTTAAGCTATCTGGGGTGTGACTCATTTGCCTTAACTTGCATCTTGTTAATGATTCAaggttgatattttgaatggaagCTAAATGTTGTTGCCATTTTGCTCAGTACTGGGTATTAAAAAGTTATTATACCTGTAGGATTCGGACGTATTGGAAGGCTTGTAATGCGCATAGCAACCACAAGAGATGACATTGAAGTCGTAGCTGTTAATGATCCATTCATTGATGCTAAATATATGGTAAGAAgactttaattttcttttatttgcacAATTTTTCTGACAACTTCAGCTGTATGGATATGCAATTAACATGAATCTCTGTGTGCTttgttaagagaaaaaaaaaatggataaAAGCTTCATGTAGTTAATTTGATATGCTACATCTGTTCTATGATGCAACCTGTCTCTTCACATTTTTTTatggtttttttgtttttgtcttaGACTAATTGTTTCTCTGGCCATAATTTTTATCGTTATCTGTCAAAAAGATTGTGTTTCAGTTAAGCATGGCATGTCTAAGTTAGAAACCATATCAGTATTAAACTTGTCATCTTCAGAGTAATTAGGTTAGCCAGGCTATTCTTAGATCAgataattttctagatgaatgatATTTGAAAAACTCCACACTCAGCTGCATCTATTGCATGTGAAAGATATCATAATGAAACACGAGAAAGGCTGAATCAAATAACTATATTGGAAATCATATCCATGTCAACCCAACTTATATAGTTTCACTGAGTGTTTGTTGCTTTTACTGAATGGAAATTGGAATTATCTACTGAAGTTTGCTGCTacggatatattatatataaataaataaaataaacatatatatatatatatattattggatgATTAAGCCAATTTAACTTGGTAATGATATTTATCAAAAGTAGGGTGCATCAATGCTAATAGTaaaaatttcatatttatttttattattgtatGGACATCAAAGATTTGGACTCCATagaaatgatttatttatttatttttcattcaGGTTGGATCATGTTAAAATTGGTTGTACATGTGGAAGTATTTAGTCAGTTCAACAACTAGTAAAGAAGTGCAACTGCTTATATGTATGGATTTCTGATTCCACTATGATTTTTGACTTAAACCTTAGTTAGTCAATGGTGATATTGCCCATCTTTCTCAAATAGAAAGATAGCCATCTTGCATATTTTAAATGTTTGCCAATTTCTTAAAttgttgaagtatgtttgcctatcTCATgccttttttttgcttattacatACAGATTTTCCCTTACTAGTTCCCCCTTTCTTTTTTTCTGTAATGATGATAGTATCCTTTTCTGTTAGGCGTACATGCTTAAGTATGATTCAACACATGGAGTCTTCAAAGGAACCATCAAAGTTGTGGACGAGTCCAACTTAGAAATCAATGGTAAAAGGATTGCAGTCACAAGCAAAAGGTATGTGAACTTCTGCAGCAAGATATAATCATTCCTACATTGGATGATAGGAAGGTTTGTTTTGCAATTTATGTTTTACTTAGGCTGTAGTATTTTGTGCCACATTGAATAAGAGATATTTTGCTTAATGGATGTGTTAAACTGGATTTTCATAAgatatttgttctttttctttgataTGTGATGTAGGGAAAAATCACTCTTTGATTAGTAAACTTCAAGGTTTAGGATTTTGTTTTGCTGCTTATTTTGTTTGTACATTATTTCTTGCAGTAAAAAggaatcatttaaaaaaaaatacctaaagtaagGAACTTATAGTGTCAAATGATTGAATGCTCTTCTTTTCCAGTGATCCAGCTGAGATCCCATGGGGTGATTATGGGGCCGAATATGTCGTTGAATCTTCTGGTGTTTTTACGACAATGGACAAGGCATCAGCTCACTTGAAGGCATGCTCTATCTTTTTAATATTGCTAAGTTTTGACTTTTCTGCTTCACCTTGTTTTTTGGAGGGGTATGTATGGCATAGGGGTTTGTTtttatatacaaaatatttttgtagGGTGGTGCAAAAAAGGTGGTAATATCTGCTCCATCTGCTGATGCTCCTATGTTTGTAGTTGGTGTAAATGAGAAGACATACAAACCATCTATGAATATTGTTTCTAATGCAAGCTGTACAACCAACTGTCTTGCACCTCTTGCCAAGGTTTGCCACTTTGGACTATATAGCTTAGTAAATCATGTTTTCCTCTCCTGTTTGTGATTTGGAGACATGATCTTCAATGCAATGTGTTAAATACATGTATGCTACCTGATAATTTGCTATCATCCATAACATTTATCCTCTATGGGGAGTCATAGTATGCCATGGATCTTGCTTATGTTTAATGTGATATGGGATCATAGCTATCCCTTTACAGAATGACCATTTTATTTCTTGAAGGTTGTCCATGAGGAGTTTGGAATTGCTGAAGGACTTATGACGACTGTCCATGCGACAACaggtttcttcttttttcttgattGTGGATAACATGTGAACAGAATATCCGAGTGTGACATTGCATTTGTTATCATGTTGTTTAATtcatgtagtttgtcccattccTTTCAGCCACACAGAAGACTGTTGATGGCCCTTCAACGAAAGATTGGCGTGGAGGCCGAGGTGCCGGACAGAACATCATCCCCAGTTCGACTGGTGCAGCAAAGGTGAGGTTGGAATGACATGCAAGACATTGAAATGCTTCTGAAAAGAATTTAAATGAAATTACCTTCACCTTGGATCGTAGGCTGTTGGTAAAGTCCTCCCAGAACTAAATGGGAAGCTCACTGGGATGGCTTTCAGAGTTCCTACACCTAATGTTTCTGTTGTAGACTTAACCTGCCGACTTGAGAAAAGTGCATCATATGATGATGTAAAAGCAGCTATTAGGTATGCAAACCCTTTTCCTTGCTTCACGTATTCCATTTACTTTTTCAGCTGATGCATTGGGATGCATGCTATATGGATGTCTGATATGCCTTATCCTTTTATATTAGCCTTGATAATTACCAAATTTTCTCATCatgtttgatatatatatttttttaactattATAACACAGACTACCAAAATAAAGCACTCGAAGAACTGTTTTAGTAATCTCATAGTACTCTCTCTAATGATTAAGTACGCAATACTCTGTTTAATTCAATTTGACCTATAGCCCATTGCAAGCttatcaaaatatatttggtttGTGTTTATTTAGTCCTTATGCCATGTATTTCTTATCCTGTTGTATTATCGT includes:
- the LOC135611938 gene encoding glyceraldehyde-3-phosphate dehydrogenase GAPCP2, chloroplastic-like, with protein sequence MALSTLLRSAFSVIGGSRDCFPSDSSRVLRIRSSSSAQISSSFFGSSLTSVDIYSSHKHVARRSIQPVKATATEAPPVVKSSSRGGKTKIGINGFGRIGRLVMRIATTRDDIEVVAVNDPFIDAKYMAYMLKYDSTHGVFKGTIKVVDESNLEINGKRIAVTSKSDPAEIPWGDYGAEYVVESSGVFTTMDKASAHLKGGAKKVVISAPSADAPMFVVGVNEKTYKPSMNIVSNASCTTNCLAPLAKVVHEEFGIAEGLMTTVHATTATQKTVDGPSTKDWRGGRGAGQNIIPSSTGAAKAVGKVLPELNGKLTGMAFRVPTPNVSVVDLTCRLEKSASYDDVKAAIRYASEGTLKGILGYTDDDVVSNDFVGDSRSSIFDAKAGIGLSDAFMKLVSWYDNEWGYSNRVLDLIEHMALVSAHH